In one window of Skermanella rosea DNA:
- the rnc gene encoding ribonuclease III — MSAIGSEQQNGQPGPGDLAELADALGHRFRQPDLLVDAVTHPSVSGMERLGRRPGRAAIPGLAYERLEFLGDRVLGLVIANWLLERFPGEREGALARRLASLVRWETLSQVAAQLDLGRYLRLSTGEAESGGRTNGTILADCCEAVIGALYLDGGLPAAETFIRSRWADQIDRTASPPQDVKTALQEWAQGRGKPLPVYETLGQSGPDHSPQFEVRVHLQGFEPAVAQGNSKRAAEKAAASEMLRRVGAPINE; from the coding sequence ATGTCCGCCATCGGCAGCGAGCAACAGAACGGTCAGCCCGGTCCCGGCGATCTGGCCGAACTCGCGGACGCCCTCGGGCATCGGTTCAGGCAGCCGGACCTTCTGGTGGACGCGGTGACCCATCCCAGCGTCAGCGGGATGGAACGCCTGGGCAGGCGGCCGGGCAGGGCGGCTATTCCGGGGCTCGCCTACGAGCGCCTGGAGTTCCTGGGCGACCGGGTCCTTGGACTGGTCATCGCCAACTGGCTGCTGGAGCGATTCCCGGGCGAGCGCGAGGGCGCGCTGGCCCGGCGTCTGGCCAGCCTTGTCCGTTGGGAGACCCTGAGCCAGGTAGCGGCCCAGTTGGACCTCGGCCGTTACCTGCGGCTCTCAACCGGCGAGGCGGAGTCCGGCGGACGGACCAACGGCACGATCCTGGCCGACTGCTGCGAGGCGGTGATCGGCGCGCTGTACCTGGATGGCGGTCTGCCCGCCGCCGAAACCTTCATCCGCAGCCGCTGGGCCGACCAGATCGACCGGACGGCGTCGCCGCCGCAGGACGTCAAGACGGCGCTCCAGGAATGGGCGCAGGGGCGGGGAAAGCCCTTGCCGGTATACGAAACCTTGGGCCAGTCCGGCCCGGACCACAGCCCGCAGTTCGAGGTCAGGGTGCATCTGCAGGGCTTCGAGCCCGCCGTCGCCCAGGGCAATTCGAAGCGGGCGGCAGAGAAAGCCGCGGCGAGCGAGATGCTGCGCCGCGTCGGAGCACCGATCAATGAGTGA
- the lepB gene encoding signal peptidase I, protein MQKNKSGGIGETIKTVVYAVVIAFGVRTFAYEPFNIPSGSMIPTLLVGDYLFVSKFSYGYSKYTVAFGAPLFDGRLLYTKPERGDVAVFKLPRDNKTDYIKRIVGLPGDRIQVIGGVLHINGEAVKRDRVEDFVTTDQFGRQIRVAQYIETLPNGRQHRIIEESDSASLDNTPVYVVPENHFFAMGDNRDNSLDSRVGAMVGFVPVENLVGRAEFLFFSIDDDARFWEFWKWPWAVRFDRIFDGVN, encoded by the coding sequence ATGCAGAAGAACAAGAGCGGCGGCATCGGCGAGACCATAAAGACGGTCGTATACGCCGTCGTGATCGCGTTCGGCGTCCGGACTTTCGCCTATGAACCGTTCAACATCCCGTCAGGATCGATGATCCCGACGCTTCTGGTGGGCGATTACCTGTTCGTCTCGAAATTCTCCTATGGCTACAGCAAGTACACGGTCGCCTTCGGCGCGCCGCTGTTCGACGGTCGTCTGCTCTACACCAAGCCTGAGCGCGGCGACGTCGCCGTGTTCAAGCTGCCGCGGGACAACAAGACCGACTACATCAAGCGCATCGTGGGGCTCCCCGGCGATCGGATCCAGGTGATCGGCGGCGTACTGCACATCAATGGGGAAGCGGTGAAGCGCGACCGCGTGGAGGACTTCGTCACAACCGACCAGTTCGGCCGCCAGATCCGAGTCGCCCAGTACATCGAGACGCTGCCGAACGGTCGTCAGCACCGCATCATCGAAGAGAGCGACAGCGCCTCGCTCGACAATACGCCCGTGTACGTGGTTCCGGAGAACCATTTCTTCGCCATGGGCGACAACCGCGACAACTCGCTCGACAGCCGGGTCGGCGCGATGGTCGGGTTCGTCCCGGTCGAGAACCTCGTCGGGCGGGCCGAGTTCCTGTTCTTCTCGATCGACGACGATGCCCGCTTCTGGGAATTCTGGAAATGGCCGTGGGCCGTGCGATTCGACCGTATTTTCGACGGCGTGAACTGA
- the acpS gene encoding holo-ACP synthase — MILGIGNDLIDIRRIERTLERYGERFLDRVFTEVERHKSDRRNQRAASYAKRFAAKEACAKALGTGLNRGVYWRDMGVVNLPGGQPTMFLTGGALERLKQITPPGMSPVIHLTLTDDLPLAQAIVIISAVPAGEAVLDGSSTPRT; from the coding sequence ATGATCCTCGGCATCGGCAACGACCTGATCGACATCCGGCGCATCGAGCGCACCCTGGAGCGTTACGGCGAGCGGTTCCTGGACCGCGTCTTCACCGAGGTGGAGCGGCACAAGTCGGACCGGCGCAACCAGCGCGCCGCCAGTTACGCCAAGCGGTTCGCCGCCAAGGAGGCCTGCGCGAAGGCGCTCGGCACCGGACTGAACCGCGGCGTCTACTGGCGCGACATGGGCGTGGTGAACCTGCCGGGCGGACAGCCCACCATGTTTCTGACCGGAGGCGCCCTGGAGCGCCTGAAGCAGATCACGCCGCCGGGCATGTCACCCGTGATACATCTCACCTTGACCGACGACCTTCCTTTGGCGCAAGCCATCGTCATCATATCCGCCGTGCCCGCCGGTGAAGCCGTCCTGGACGGCTCCTCCACCCCTCGAACCTGA
- a CDS encoding pyridoxine 5'-phosphate synthase has translation MIRTLRLGVNIDHVATVRNARGGRHPDPVRAARAAAQAGADGITAHLREDRRHITDDDIERLVAEIDLPLNLEMAATAEMVAIALRHRPHAACIVPERREERTTEGGLDAAGNRDALAPMIRDLGAAGIRVSLFVNPDPVQLDAAAALGASVVELHTGAYCDAEADDVRDQELERIRTAAAHAERIGLECHAGHGLAFDTVGRVAAIPTIVELNIGHFLIGEAVFGGLDGTIRRMRALMDRARSGADDRRGA, from the coding sequence ATGATACGCACCCTGCGCCTCGGCGTGAACATCGACCATGTCGCGACGGTCCGGAATGCCCGGGGCGGCAGGCACCCGGATCCCGTTCGCGCCGCCCGCGCCGCGGCGCAGGCCGGGGCCGACGGCATCACGGCCCATCTGCGCGAGGACCGGCGCCACATCACGGACGACGACATCGAACGGCTGGTCGCGGAGATCGACCTCCCCCTGAACCTGGAGATGGCGGCGACCGCGGAGATGGTCGCCATCGCCCTGCGCCACCGGCCGCACGCCGCCTGCATCGTTCCCGAACGGCGGGAGGAGCGGACGACCGAGGGCGGGCTCGACGCGGCCGGCAACCGCGATGCGCTCGCCCCGATGATCCGGGACCTGGGCGCCGCCGGCATCCGGGTGTCCCTGTTCGTAAACCCCGATCCGGTCCAGCTCGATGCCGCCGCGGCGCTGGGCGCCTCGGTGGTCGAGCTTCACACGGGAGCCTATTGCGACGCCGAGGCGGACGATGTCCGCGACCAGGAGCTGGAGCGCATCCGGACTGCCGCCGCCCATGCAGAGCGGATCGGCCTGGAGTGCCATGCGGGCCATGGCCTCGCCTTCGACACCGTCGGCCGGGTCGCGGCCATTCCGACGATCGTGGAGTTGAACATCGGGCACTTCCTGATCGGCGAGGCGGTTTTCGGCGGGCTGGACGGGACCATCCGGCGGATGCGCGCATTGATGGACCGTGCGCGGTCCGGTGCCGACGACCGGCGCGGTGCGTGA
- a CDS encoding DUF2062 domain-containing protein: MFWPRAGWRRSSAYVGHRIGRLPGTPYSIAAGFACGAAVSFTPFIGFHFLLAAGLALILRGNLLASAIGTVVGNPWTFPGIWLATYRVGAMVSGHSHGGEVAVRHLTLTMILDHPGQVFLPMVIGGTLLGIVAWFLFFFPVRAAVSAYHARRVLRRTKKARHRKLELEV; the protein is encoded by the coding sequence ATGTTCTGGCCGCGCGCGGGATGGCGCCGCTCCTCGGCCTACGTGGGTCACCGGATCGGCCGGCTTCCGGGAACGCCTTACTCCATCGCGGCCGGCTTCGCATGCGGAGCCGCCGTCTCCTTCACGCCTTTCATCGGCTTCCACTTCCTGCTCGCGGCAGGTCTCGCCCTGATCCTTCGCGGCAACCTGCTGGCGTCGGCGATCGGGACCGTCGTCGGAAATCCCTGGACTTTTCCCGGCATCTGGTTGGCGACGTACCGTGTTGGGGCTATGGTGTCCGGACACTCGCACGGAGGGGAAGTGGCTGTCCGGCACCTGACCCTGACGATGATCCTCGATCATCCGGGACAGGTGTTCCTGCCCATGGTCATCGGCGGCACGCTGCTGGGGATCGTCGCCTGGTTCCTGTTCTTCTTTCCCGTACGCGCCGCGGTATCCGCCTATCATGCCCGGCGTGTCCTGCGGCGCACGAAAAAGGCGCGGCACCGCAAGCTGGAGCTTGAAGTATGA
- a CDS encoding RelA/SpoT family protein, giving the protein MIRQYELVERVKAYDPGADEDALNRAYVFSMRAHGSQTRANGDPYFSHPLEVAGILTQMKLDSASIVTALLHDTVEDTVATLEDVQRLFGADIAKLVDGVTKLSRIELQNIETQTDQAKQAENFRKLVLAMSEDIRVLLVKLADRVHNMRTLSYLRDPEKRKRIARETLEIYAPLAERIGIHKMKDELEDLSFAELNPDARDSILARLAFLRTSEGGLVGRVLDELRYTLAEHGLPDATVTGREKTAYSIWRKMQRKNVAFEQLSDIMAFRVMVDSVEQCYQALGVIHARYPVVPGRFKDYISTPKPNGYRSIHTSVIGPERQRIEVQIRTTDMHEVAELGVAAHWAYKQNHQRTEGRQYRWLRELLDILEHAQKPEEFLEHTKLELFQDQVFCFTPKGDLIALPRGATPVDFAYAVHSQIGDTCVGAKVNGRMLPLRSQLQNGDQVEIFTSKAQTPSPTWERFVVTGKARARIRRFIRTQQRSQYIDLGKALLQKLFRQEGYEFSDKAVEGVVKIFQASSVDDLFASVGAGLQSAREVFNAVFPGHKPASERDDKVVPISRSTRHKHKKDIPLPIRGLIPGMAVHYAGCCHPLPGDRIVGIVTTGKGVTIHTIDCETLESFSDTPERWIDVGWDSGGEAAEEHVGRINVIIANEAGSLGTLSTVIGKNGGNITNLKITSRNTDFFEMLIDIDVKDVKHLTNIIAALRATPVINSVDRARGR; this is encoded by the coding sequence ATGATCCGGCAGTACGAACTTGTCGAGCGCGTCAAGGCGTATGATCCGGGCGCGGATGAGGACGCCCTCAACCGCGCTTACGTCTTCTCGATGCGTGCCCATGGTTCGCAGACGCGGGCCAATGGCGACCCCTACTTCTCGCACCCGTTGGAAGTCGCCGGCATCCTCACCCAGATGAAGCTGGACAGCGCTTCGATCGTGACGGCCCTGTTGCACGACACGGTCGAGGACACGGTCGCGACCCTGGAGGACGTGCAGCGCCTGTTCGGCGCCGATATCGCCAAGCTGGTCGACGGGGTCACCAAGCTGTCCCGGATCGAGCTCCAGAACATCGAGACCCAGACCGACCAGGCCAAGCAGGCGGAGAATTTCCGCAAGCTGGTGCTGGCCATGTCGGAGGACATCCGGGTCCTGCTGGTCAAGCTGGCCGACAGAGTCCACAACATGCGGACGCTGTCGTACCTGCGCGACCCGGAGAAGCGGAAGCGGATCGCCCGCGAGACGCTGGAGATCTATGCGCCGCTGGCCGAACGCATCGGCATCCACAAGATGAAGGACGAGCTGGAAGACCTCTCCTTCGCCGAGCTGAATCCCGACGCCCGGGACAGCATTCTCGCCCGCCTGGCTTTCCTGCGCACGTCGGAGGGCGGGCTGGTCGGCCGGGTCCTCGACGAGCTGCGTTATACCCTTGCCGAGCACGGCCTGCCCGACGCCACGGTCACCGGGCGGGAGAAGACGGCCTACTCGATCTGGCGCAAGATGCAGCGCAAGAACGTGGCCTTCGAGCAGCTCTCCGACATCATGGCGTTCCGCGTCATGGTCGACTCGGTCGAGCAGTGCTATCAGGCCCTGGGCGTCATCCATGCCCGCTACCCGGTCGTGCCGGGCCGCTTCAAGGATTACATCTCGACTCCCAAGCCCAACGGCTACCGCAGCATCCACACCTCGGTGATCGGGCCGGAGCGCCAGAGGATCGAGGTGCAGATCCGCACCACCGACATGCACGAGGTGGCGGAACTGGGCGTCGCCGCCCATTGGGCCTACAAGCAGAACCACCAGCGCACCGAGGGGCGCCAATACCGCTGGCTGCGTGAGCTGCTCGATATCCTGGAGCATGCCCAGAAGCCCGAGGAGTTCCTGGAGCACACCAAGCTGGAGCTGTTCCAGGACCAGGTGTTCTGCTTCACCCCCAAGGGCGACCTGATCGCCCTGCCGCGCGGCGCCACCCCGGTCGATTTCGCCTATGCGGTCCACAGCCAGATCGGCGATACCTGCGTCGGGGCCAAGGTCAACGGGCGGATGCTGCCGCTGCGGAGTCAGCTCCAGAACGGCGACCAGGTGGAGATCTTCACCTCCAAGGCCCAGACGCCGTCGCCGACCTGGGAGCGCTTCGTCGTCACGGGCAAGGCGAGGGCGCGGATCCGCAGGTTCATCCGCACCCAGCAGCGCTCGCAGTACATCGATCTCGGCAAGGCCCTGCTCCAGAAGCTGTTCCGGCAGGAGGGCTACGAGTTCTCCGACAAGGCGGTCGAAGGCGTCGTGAAGATCTTCCAGGCGTCCTCCGTGGACGACCTGTTCGCCAGCGTCGGCGCCGGGCTCCAGTCGGCGCGCGAGGTCTTCAACGCGGTCTTCCCCGGCCACAAGCCGGCGTCGGAGCGGGACGACAAGGTCGTTCCGATCAGCCGGTCCACCCGGCACAAGCACAAGAAGGACATCCCGCTCCCGATCCGCGGCCTGATACCGGGCATGGCGGTCCATTACGCGGGATGCTGCCACCCGCTGCCGGGCGACCGCATCGTCGGTATCGTGACCACCGGCAAGGGCGTCACGATCCATACGATAGACTGCGAGACGCTGGAGAGCTTCAGCGACACGCCGGAACGCTGGATCGATGTCGGTTGGGACAGCGGCGGAGAGGCGGCCGAGGAGCATGTCGGCCGCATCAACGTCATCATCGCGAACGAGGCGGGCAGCCTGGGAACCCTGTCCACCGTGATCGGAAAGAACGGCGGCAACATCACCAACCTGAAGATCACCAGCCGGAACACGGACTTCTTCGAGATGCTGATCGACATCGACGTCAAGGACGTGAAGCATCTGACCAACATCATCGCGGCTCTCCGGGCAACTCCGGTGATCAATTCGGTCGATCGGGCACGCGGACGGTGA
- the rpoZ gene encoding DNA-directed RNA polymerase subunit omega produces the protein MARVTVEDCVIKIPNRFELVMMAAQRARDVATGAPLSIDRDNDKNPVVALREIADETIGLDELRNALIRGHQKVVEADEPEDDIVELMAGEQAWAQQMTVGDDDLGGDDMGADGDVEEGDDVLADMEQEPGIDIDSEEGQLVDRDVDDVGKAYE, from the coding sequence ATGGCACGCGTAACCGTTGAAGATTGCGTCATCAAGATCCCAAATCGTTTCGAACTGGTCATGATGGCCGCCCAGCGGGCGCGGGATGTCGCCACGGGTGCTCCGCTGTCGATCGACCGCGACAACGACAAGAATCCGGTCGTGGCGCTGCGCGAGATCGCTGACGAAACCATCGGCCTGGACGAGTTGCGCAACGCGCTGATCCGCGGCCACCAGAAGGTGGTCGAGGCCGACGAGCCCGAAGACGATATCGTCGAGCTGATGGCCGGCGAGCAGGCCTGGGCCCAGCAGATGACCGTGGGTGACGACGACCTGGGCGGCGACGACATGGGCGCCGACGGCGACGTGGAGGAGGGCGATGATGTCCTCGCCGACATGGAGCAGGAGCCGGGCATCGACATCGACAGCGAGGAAGGCCAACTCGTCGACCGCGACGTCGACGATGTCGGCAAGGCCTACGAGTAA
- a CDS encoding LabA-like NYN domain-containing protein gives MIFYQEERIAMFIDGANLYAAARALGFDIDYKRLLDLFASKGRLVRAFYYTALVEDQEYSPIRPLVDWLDYNGYTMVTKPTKEFTDASGRRKIKGNMDIELAIDVMEMAEHVDHILLFSGDGDFRRLVDAVQRKGVRVSVISTVRSQPPMVADELRRQADNFIELQDLSPSIARVHQHRDPPSNDPHSNLYETA, from the coding sequence ATGATTTTCTATCAAGAAGAACGCATCGCAATGTTCATAGACGGTGCAAATTTATATGCTGCAGCGAGAGCGCTCGGCTTTGATATCGATTACAAACGCCTCCTTGATCTGTTCGCATCCAAAGGTCGCCTTGTCCGGGCATTTTACTATACGGCGCTAGTCGAGGATCAGGAATACTCCCCGATCCGGCCGCTGGTGGACTGGCTCGATTACAATGGTTACACCATGGTAACAAAGCCCACAAAGGAATTCACGGACGCGTCCGGCCGCCGCAAGATCAAGGGCAACATGGACATCGAACTGGCCATCGACGTGATGGAGATGGCCGAGCATGTCGACCATATCCTGCTGTTTTCCGGCGACGGCGATTTCCGGCGGCTGGTCGATGCGGTGCAGCGGAAGGGAGTGCGGGTGTCGGTGATCAGCACGGTTCGCAGCCAGCCGCCCATGGTCGCCGACGAACTGCGCCGGCAGGCGGACAACTTCATCGAACTCCAGGATCTGTCGCCGTCGATCGCCCGCGTCCACCAGCATCGCGATCCGCCGTCAAACGATCCGCACAGCAATCTCTACGAGACCGCCTGA
- a CDS encoding zinc-dependent alcohol dehydrogenase, whose translation MRALVWHGKEDVRVDTVPDPKILNPRDAVVKITSTAICGSDLHLYGGYIPSLKSGDILGHEFMGEVVEVGKEPGRLKVGDRVVIPFTIACGHCYFCDHDLWSLCDNSNPNAEMTSKVMGQSPSGLFGYTHLFGGYAGGQAEYVRVPYADVGPYKVPDGFSDDQVLFLTDIFPTGYMAAENADIEPGDTVAVWGCGPVAQFAIRSAYLLGAERVIAIDRVPERLAMARDGRAITINFDEEDVHDRLMELTGGRGPDSCIDAVGMEAHGGGSVDAVYDRVKFAAFMTTDRAHALRQAIMACRKGGTVSLAGVYGGVVDKIPMGAAFNKSLKFKMGQTHVHRYLPRLMKHIQDGDLDPSFVITHKLPLDQAPEGYRIFREKKDNCIKVVLKP comes from the coding sequence ATGCGCGCACTGGTCTGGCATGGCAAGGAAGATGTCCGGGTCGACACCGTGCCCGATCCCAAGATCCTGAATCCCAGGGACGCGGTGGTCAAGATCACGTCGACGGCGATCTGCGGCTCGGACCTGCACCTGTACGGCGGCTACATTCCCTCGCTGAAATCCGGCGACATCCTGGGCCACGAGTTCATGGGCGAGGTGGTCGAGGTCGGCAAGGAGCCGGGACGGCTGAAGGTCGGAGACCGTGTCGTCATTCCGTTCACCATAGCTTGCGGGCATTGCTACTTCTGCGACCACGACCTCTGGTCGTTGTGCGACAACTCCAATCCCAATGCGGAGATGACGTCGAAGGTCATGGGGCAGTCGCCGTCGGGGCTGTTCGGCTACACCCACCTGTTCGGCGGCTATGCCGGCGGTCAGGCCGAGTATGTCCGCGTCCCTTACGCCGACGTCGGGCCTTACAAGGTCCCCGACGGTTTCAGCGACGATCAGGTCCTGTTCCTGACCGACATCTTTCCGACCGGCTACATGGCGGCCGAGAACGCCGATATCGAGCCCGGCGACACGGTCGCGGTGTGGGGCTGCGGGCCGGTCGCGCAGTTCGCGATCCGCAGCGCTTATCTCCTCGGGGCGGAGCGGGTGATCGCGATCGACCGGGTGCCGGAGCGACTCGCCATGGCGCGCGATGGCCGGGCGATCACGATCAATTTCGACGAGGAGGACGTTCACGACCGCCTGATGGAACTGACCGGCGGGCGCGGTCCGGACAGCTGCATCGATGCCGTCGGCATGGAGGCCCATGGAGGCGGAAGCGTCGACGCGGTCTACGACCGGGTCAAGTTCGCCGCCTTCATGACCACCGACCGGGCCCATGCGCTGCGTCAGGCGATCATGGCGTGCCGCAAGGGCGGTACGGTGTCGCTGGCCGGCGTCTATGGCGGCGTGGTGGACAAGATCCCCATGGGGGCTGCCTTCAACAAGTCGCTGAAATTCAAGATGGGGCAGACCCACGTCCACAGGTACCTGCCGCGCCTGATGAAGCACATCCAGGACGGCGACCTGGACCCCAGCTTCGTGATCACCCACAAGCTGCCGCTGGATCAGGCGCCCGAAGGCTACCGGATCTTCCGGGAGAAGAAGGACAACTGCATCAAGGTCGTCCTGAAGCCCTGA
- the smpB gene encoding SsrA-binding protein SmpB: protein MAQPGPVSGRIAAQNRRARFDYFIDETLEAGIMLVGTEVKSLRAGKASINESYAGEQNGALYLVNAYIPEYQLAGQYYQHETKRPRKLLVHKREMNRLMGAIKREGVTIVPLSIYFNARGIAKVELGVARGKKKVDKRASEKERDWQRDKARVMRSKGKDVD, encoded by the coding sequence ATGGCTCAGCCGGGGCCCGTCTCGGGCCGGATTGCGGCTCAGAACCGCCGTGCCCGGTTCGATTACTTCATCGATGAAACGCTCGAGGCGGGGATCATGCTGGTCGGCACGGAGGTGAAATCCCTCCGGGCCGGCAAAGCCAGCATCAACGAATCCTATGCGGGCGAGCAGAACGGCGCCTTGTATCTGGTCAACGCCTACATCCCGGAGTACCAGCTCGCCGGCCAGTATTATCAGCACGAGACCAAGAGGCCGCGCAAACTGCTGGTCCACAAGCGGGAGATGAACCGCTTGATGGGCGCCATCAAGCGCGAAGGAGTCACGATCGTCCCGCTGTCGATCTATTTCAACGCGCGGGGCATCGCCAAGGTCGAGCTTGGGGTCGCACGCGGCAAGAAGAAGGTGGACAAACGCGCCTCGGAGAAGGAGCGCGACTGGCAGCGGGACAAGGCTCGCGTGATGCGCAGCAAGGGGAAGGACGTGGATTAA
- the dapA gene encoding 4-hydroxy-tetrahydrodipicolinate synthase — protein MFSGSIVALLTPFKNGKVDEKAFQSFVDWQIGQGTNGLVPVGTTGESPTLSHEEHMRVVELCIEAAAGRVPVIAGAGSNSTAEAIAFTRHAKKAGAEAVLTVTPYYNKPTQEGLYQHYKAIHDAVEIPIIIYNIPGRSVIDMTVATMARLAKLPNIVGVKDATADLTRPLRTRVEIGPEFCQLSGEDATVVGYLAQGGHGCISVTANVAPAQCSQLHAAWAANDRPTVERLRDQLMPLHHALFLETSPAPVKYAASLLGLCSEEVRLPVVPVTDATRTAVREAMVKAGVLN, from the coding sequence ATGTTTTCGGGGTCCATCGTCGCGCTCTTGACGCCTTTCAAGAACGGGAAAGTCGACGAGAAAGCCTTCCAGTCCTTCGTCGATTGGCAGATTGGCCAGGGCACCAACGGGCTGGTTCCGGTCGGGACGACCGGGGAGTCCCCGACCCTCAGCCATGAGGAGCACATGCGCGTCGTCGAGCTGTGCATCGAGGCGGCCGCCGGCCGGGTGCCGGTCATCGCCGGCGCCGGCTCCAACTCGACCGCGGAGGCGATCGCCTTCACGCGTCACGCCAAGAAGGCGGGCGCGGAGGCCGTGCTTACCGTCACGCCCTATTACAACAAGCCCACGCAGGAAGGTCTGTATCAGCATTACAAGGCGATCCACGATGCTGTAGAAATTCCGATCATCATTTACAACATACCGGGTCGCAGCGTGATCGACATGACGGTCGCCACTATGGCACGTCTCGCGAAGCTTCCCAATATCGTCGGGGTCAAGGATGCCACGGCCGACTTGACCAGACCGTTAAGAACCCGCGTCGAAATCGGGCCTGAATTCTGCCAGCTCAGCGGCGAGGATGCCACGGTCGTCGGTTACCTCGCGCAGGGCGGGCATGGGTGCATCTCGGTGACCGCCAACGTCGCTCCCGCCCAGTGCAGCCAGCTTCATGCCGCCTGGGCCGCGAACGACAGGCCGACGGTCGAGCGGCTGCGCGACCAGCTGATGCCGCTCCACCACGCCCTGTTCCTGGAGACCAGCCCGGCGCCGGTCAAGTACGCGGCCAGCCTGCTCGGCCTCTGCTCCGAGGAGGTCAGGCTGCCGGTGGTTCCGGTGACGGACGCGACGCGGACCGCGGTGCGCGAGGCGATGGTGAAGGCGGGCGTGCTCAACTGA